The Polynucleobacter sp. MWH-UH2A DNA segment CGACACTAGAACATATGGTGTTGCACCGATGTAGTACAAGGGAACAAAATCGTTGATGGGATCAAAGCCCGGGTTCTTATATAAAGCAGGATTAATCGCTTGGGCACTATTAATCGTTAGAAGTAAGGTGTAACCATCCTTAGCGGAACGGGCAACGCTTTGCGTGCCAATGTTTCCACCAGCGCCAGGCCTATTCTCAACCACTACAGAACCGCCAATTGCCTCCCCAAATGCAGGCGTAATTAAACGCGCCACAATGTCATTTGTTCCACCTGCCGCTTGTGGAACCACTAAAGAAATCGGCTTGTTGGGATAAGGTTGCGCAGCTAACGACAGAGAAAGAAACGCTCCACCCGCAAGAGTGACTAACTTATAAATTAATTTATCCATTGCATTGTCTCCAGCTTTTTTATTTTTTAATGAACTACTAACGAGAGCCTCGTATACCCCTGAGGCTCTCGCTTGGGAACTCAGGAATACAGGTGCTTTAATCGTGCACGCACATCACCAACGTGACCCTTCAAGTCATACAACTCTTTAGAGTCCATCATCGATACCTTGATATTGCTGACACGCTTCTCAATGGTTTCTAGATCGCGAAAGTTTTTCTCCTTCAGATCAGGATTAAATGCATTTCTCTCAAGCTCGCGTAGTTCCGCATATACCTGAGCTAGCTTTAATCTCAGCAAAAAGTTCTTTGCCGAAGGAATATAGGTAAAGAGTGGAATCAAAATAACCAATAGTGGGATCACAATCTTGACGAAGCGCCCTACCCAAACCGCAGTCCAGAATGGCAGATGGCGATGTAAAAATGATGGGCCATCTTTTAAATAGATTTCTGCATCGACGTGCAAGGGAAAATCCATGCCAACACCAGAAGGGAACTCTCCTGGTTTTTGCAAACGAGAATAGGATTTCAAAATGTCATAAGAGGCACTCAGCATGAGCGAGATCATTGCCGGGCTGACTTTATCTTGTGTCACCAAAGTGGCGGTTGGCGCAATCACCTGAATGTCTTGCCTTGGAACATCGTGCTCAATACTCAATAAACCCCTAGGAACACTGACCTTAGATAAGTAAGGCAAGTTACGTGTATAGGCATCCGCTTGATCAAAGCTCATCAATCGAATGCCAGGAACTTCATAGAATTTTTTCAAAATCGGAGCTTCAGCTGCGGCCACGATGAATACCGCATCCAACTCACCATTACTGAGCTTTGCCAATGCTTGATCTGGCTTTAATTTTTCACCGTGGATTTCATTTTCTTTTATGCCGCTAATTTTCAGTAAAGCCGTGCTTAAGGCAAGTGTTCCGCTTCCCTCATTACCGATGGCCACTCGTTTACCTTTGAGTTGACCTAATACCTGTAAGCGTCCGCCTTCACTTTTAAATCCTGATTCGCGATACCAGACCCAGATGGGCTCGTAGAACATGCCGGCAATAGAAACCAAATTGGGATATTTGCTGACATCAGCAACACCACCCTGCACCATGGCGAAATTCACACCAGAGTTTGGGTCATTTAATAAACCCAAGTTATCAATCGTTCCGCCTGTTGCCTTTACTTCTAGATTGACGCCATCTTTAGCAACCTCTTCTTTGAGGCGTTCACCAAATTGGTAATAGAGACCCGTTGGAAATCCCGTAGCCATCTCGATCACTTTTGGTGGTGGCGGCACCAAAATCCATAACACCGTAAAAATAGCAACCAGCACCACACAGAAACCCACAGCAATCGCAAAAGGGTTGTATAGATATCTTTTATAAGTTGTCATAGAGTGGGATTAAATAATTACGGATAAACCTGATTAACTAATATACGTACTTTAGCTGAACCCAGCTTGACAGTTTGCACTGCGGACATCAAATCACCTGGCTCAGCCTTTGCCATACCAGTCTTGGAAATTCGCACTTCAATATTGACCTCAGATAGCTCAGAAATGCGCTTATTCGGATTCATAGCCAATGAGTCATCCAATACAAAGCTAAATGGAAATTGACTTACAGGTACTTTTAGAACAGCTACCGGCATACGCTCGCCCGGCTGTCTTGCAATGACCATCAACATATCTCCAGGCCTTACCTTGGGCTTGAGCTCAGCGGACAACTCAATTTGACCGCTGATTGTTTTTCCAGCTGCCGCAGGGGTGGCAGCAATCCCACCCTTCGAACGTGCTTCCTCAATAGAGCCAGCAATAGCGCGTGCCTCATCTGATCCCGGAGGCAGCAATTTGGCAAGCTTCTCCCAAGTTTGAGCTGCCGAAGAATAATTCCCATTGGTATAGGCAGCAGTGCCAGATAACCATAGCGCTAACAAATTATTAGGATCTAATTTAAGGGACTGTTGAAGAAGTAGCGTTGGCTTACCCGCAAAACTTCCATTAGCAACACCTACTAACACATCTGCATATTCAGCCAAAAGCTCAGGATCATCGTTAATGAAGTTGCCCGCGCGAGCGTATGCTTTTGCGGCATCTTGATTACGCCCCAAGATGCGATAGGAGCGTGCCAACATGGCCCACCCCTTCAGATTGCCTGGGTCCTTCTCCATCTTGAGTGCAAAATCAGCAACCATTTGCTCGACGCCCGCTTGAGTCATGGGCTTTTGATCATTTCTTTGTGCTACTCGATATGCATCGCCTAGGATGAGATATAAACCAACAGATAAAAGAACGATGAATACACTGAGACCAATAATGACTTTTTTGGTGGAGCCCATTACCGCCTTGTCATCTTCAACCTCTGCATCCTGGAAAAGACGCTGACGCATCTCAGCATGACTCATTTCATACTCTTGCGCATCAATTCTTCCGGCCGCTCGCTCTGTTGCTAACTTCTCTAGCTCTTCTTGGTATATAGCGGCATTCATTTGACGACGCGACGTACTTTCAGAACCTTTACTAAAGATGAATGGTCTAAGCAACAGTGCTAGAACTATTGCCAACAGAAGCAAGGCGGGAATGAGAAAACTAATCATAATGTCAGACCCGATCATCCTTAGAAAGCGTATCAAGAAGATCATCAACCTTTTGATTCTCTTCAGCGCTTAGTTCTTTTGCGGCAACATTAGTATTGCGACGGCGTAAGTAGGAAAATAAAAAACCAATACCAATCAGCAAAATTACAAACGGGCCGATCCACAAAAGCCAAGTAATTGGCTTGACGGGTGGACGATACAGCACAAAATCACCGTAACGCTCCACCATAAAGCTGCGAATCTGCTCATCACTCTTGCCTTGTTTGATGAGCGTACGAATTTCTCTACGAAGATCATTTGCTAGATCAGAACGTGATCCTGCCAAAGATTCATTTTGGCAAACTAAACAGCGCATTTCTTCAGATATGCTAATTAAGCGCTGCTCGGTTACTGGATCATCCGCCAGTGGCACGGCATCATTTGCATATGACATCTGCAAAATGAAGATGGAAGCAATCACCAAGAAAAACGATTTCATGATTTTTTCAACTCATGAATTAATGGATACATTTTTTCATTTAATACTTCCATCGTGACAGGACCGATATGCTTGAAACGGATAACACCCGCCTGATCAATGATGTATGTTTCAGGGACGCCATACACCCCATAATCAATACCCACTCTGCCATTCGCATCAAACGCTGACAACACATAGGGATCACCTTGACGTTGCAACATCGCTAAAGCATCTTCACGCTTATCTTTGTAATCAAGGCCAATTACAGGTGCTTGCCCAGATTTTGCCAACTCAACCAATACCGGATGCTCCTCACGACAAGCGACGCACCAAGATGCCCACACATTCAGAATCCACACCTGACCCTTCATGCTGACTGGCGAAAACGTTTTATTAGGTTGAGCCAATTGCGCAACCTCAAAAGCAGGTGCTGGCTTATTAATGAGAGGTGAAGGCACCTCACGTGGATCGCGGTTGAGGCCAATACCTAAAAATATCACCAAGACAATAAATAAAAGCAATGGTATTAAAAATTTAGCCTTCATGGCGAGACCTTCTTCAATTTCATGCGGTAACGCTTATCCATCATCGCCAAGATTCCGCCCAAAGCCATCAATAAGCAGCCACCCCAAATCCAGTCCACAAATGGCTTGTAGTAAACGCGCACAGCCCATGCTTTATCACTCAATTCTTCACCAAGGGATACATAAACATCACGAGTTAAGCCGATATCAATTGCAGCCTCGGTCATTGGCATGGTAGATGAGAAGTAATTGCGCTTTTCAGGATACAAAATGGCCTGAGTTGATCCATTCTTGCTTAAGGTGAATGTGCCACGCATTGCCTGATAGTTCGGTCCAGGGACAAGCTCAACACCCTCCAGTTGAATTTGATAACCCCCAACGCTCACTGTGTCACCAGCAAGCATGCGTACATCTTTTTCTTCTTGATATGCGCCCACCATAGTGACGCCAATAACAAAGATCGCTATTCCTAGATGTGCCAGCTGCATACCAATAAAGGAACGCGTTGGCTTGCCCAATTTGATCTGTCGCAAAACTTGCAAAGAGCCTGAAGCAATAATCCAAAAAGCCAATAAGAAACCGAGACCAGCCAGCCAGGTGAATTGCCCCATGATCAAAGGAATCGCCACACCTGCGATGACTGCAACCAAACCGGCAGCCCATAAACGCTTAATGATTGACAGCAAATCGGTATTTTTCCAATTAGTCCAGGGACCCAAGCCCATCAATACCAAGAGTGGAACCATGATGGGTACAAAAACACTATTGAAGTATGGAGGCCCTACCGATATTTTTCCTAGGTGAAGCGCATCAATCAGCAAGGGATAAAGCGTTCCAAGCAATACAGATCCGGCCGCTACTACCAAGAACACATTGCCCAACAAAATGAAGGTCTCTCTAGAGCTCAGACTAAATTTGCCACCCAAGGTATTTTTTGGTGCACGCCATGCATACAGAGTTAAAGAAGAGCCCACTACTAAAGAGAGGAATATCAGAATAAATATTCCACGTCTTGGATCTGTCGCAAAAGCATGCACAGAAGTCAGCACACCAGAACGCACCAAGAATGTTCCCAATAGGGAGAGTGAGAAAGCAGTAATAGCTAAAAGTACAGTCCAACTCTTAAAGCCCCCGCGCTTTTCTGTTACTGCTAAAGAGTGCAGCAAAGCAGTGCCCACTAACCATGGAATAAATGAAGCGTTCTCTACAGGATCCCAGAACCACCAACCGCCCCAACCAAGTTCATAGTAAGCCCACCAAGATCCCAGCGCGATACCCAGCGTTAAAAATATCCAGGCTGCTGTAGTCCAAGGACGTGACCAACGAGCCCATGCCGCGTCTAATCTTCCAGAGAGCAAAGAAGCGATGGCAAAAGCAAAGGCCACAGAAAAACCAACATATCCCATGTACAACATTGGTGGATGAAACACCAAACCAGGATCCTGCAACAAAGGATTTAATGAACGTCCATCTTGGGCGGCAGGCAATAAACGCTCGAAGGGGTTTGAAGCTGTCAGCACAAACAACAACAAGCCACTGCTCACCAAGCCCAAAACACCAATCACTCTCGCAACCATAAATTCATCTAAGGCTTTTGAAAGCTGGGCAACCAAAATAGTCCAAGTGCTCAATAAGAAGATCCACAGCAATAACGAACCTTCATGACCACCCCATACTGCACCCAAGCGATAAATAACTGGTAACTGAGAATTGGAATGCTCTGCTACATAAAGAACGGAGAAGTCGTTGACGTAAAAACTCCATGACAGAGTTCCAAAAGCAATTGCCAGCAACAGAAACGCTGTTTGTGCAGCTGGTCGAGCCAGAACCAGGAATTCACGACGCCCATAATGTGCACCCAGTAAAGGCAAGATGCCTTGAATCAGCGCCACACAAAGCGCCAAGATCAGCGCGTAATGCCCAAACTCAGGAATCATTTCTGACTTCCATTTTTCTGCGCCTGCTCTAAAGCATGCTTTGCTTCTGGGGGCATGTAATTCTCATCATGCTTTGCCAGAACTTCACTTGCAACAAACTCGCCGTTAGGATTCAAGCGTCCTTGTATAACAGCGCCCTTACCCTCTTTAAATAGATCAGGAAGAATGCCGGTGTACGACACAGGAATATCTTTCACCATATCGGTGATCACAAAATGCACTGTCAAACCATCACGCTTTAAAGAGCCATCTCTCACCATACCGCCAATTCGAAATGCTTGACCCTGTGGAGCTCTCCCAGCAGCGACTTCACTTGGTGTGACATAAAGGGCAATATTGCTATTGAGCGCATTCAGAATAAGTAGGGCAGCAACTGCGATCACCGCTAATGCAGCAACAATAATGAGCGCGCGTTTGTGTCTTGGCTTCACTGGCGACCCTCTTTGTCAAACTGTTCTGCTAAATGCTCTTGCTGAAGTCGTTGAATAATGGCTTTTCTGCGAATGCGAATACTGATTGGCTCGACGAGCATCACCAATAAGCAAACTCCAAAGCTACACCATACATATAGGGCGTAACCACCCATCGCAAAAAACTCTGCTGGACTATTCCACATTAGCCTTTTACCTCATCTAGCTGCTTTACCCAATCTGCATGGGATTCACGCTCCAAAATAATCGCACGCACTCGCATCAAACCGACCGCAATCGAATACATCCAAAAACAGAGTGCCATCATCAGCATTCCCCACAACATCGTTTGTGCCATTGCAGGGGCTTTTGTTAATGAAACTGAAGCACCTTGATGCAAGGTATTCCACCATTTCACTGAGAAATAAATAATCGGCACATTTACGACACCAACTAATGCCAAGATTGCGCCTGCTTTATCTGCTCTACGTGGATTATCGATTGAGGCTTGTAATGCAATAAAACCCAAATACAAAAATAGCAAAATCAATTCCGATGTCAGGCGCGCATCCCAAACCCACCATGCACCCCACATTGGCTTACCCCAAAATGCACCAGTCCATAAAGACAAGAACGCCATCCAAGCACCAACCGGTGCCAAGGCTTGAGCCATCATCGCAGACAAACGTGTATTAAAGATGAGGCCCATTCCAGCCCAAAGCGCCATCACGATATAAATAAACATCGACATCCATGAGGCGGGAACATGAATAAAAATAATTCGGTAGCCTTGTCCTTGTACAGCATCCACAGGTGCAACAAAAAAGCCAATCCACAAACCAATCGCCCCGAACAGAGCTGTTAAGAGCCAGAAAAGAGGAATGAGCTTACCCGCAACCGGATAAAAGGTGCTTGGGCTTGATAACTTAAACCAATTAATCAAGCGGTTATTCGAAAAGGTATTGATCTCTGTCATTCAATTGCAATCTTTACAGCGCTAGCACTGACCCAAGGTACAAATGCTAAAGCCAAAATGAATATCGCGCCCAATAGGGAAAAATGTCCTGAAGCATCTAGACCAACGCTATAGGCATAAACTGCACCAGCACCAAAAATTAATACTGGAGTGTAAAGCGGCAAAATGAGCAAGCTAACAAGCAAACTACCGCCACGTACGCCAAGGGTCAGCGCCGCCCCAATTGATCCCAATAGAGATAACACTGGGGTACCCAATAAAAGCGTTCCCATTAATACATACAAAGAGGTTCTATCAAGATCAAACTGAATTCCAATAATCGGAGCCAAGATCACTAACGGAAGGCCGCAAACAATCCAATGTGCCAAAATTTTCCCTGCAACAATCATCACCATCGATTGAGGCGATAAGACCATTTGCTCAAGGGAACCATCCGCGTAATCTGTAGCAAACATGCGATGCAGTCCCAGCAAAGTGGATAACAACGCTGCAACCCAAATTACCCCTGGCGCCACTTTGCGCAAGAGTGCGGCATCTGCACCGATGCCGAGCGGGAAGAGACTAGTAACAACTACAAAGAAAAATAGAGCAGTAAGCACTTCGCTCTTACGGCGCGCTACCAATAACAAGTCACGATGGACCACCGCAAATAGAGCGCTCATAAGTCCAGCGCTCTCATATTAGGAATATTGACCGCTTGATGACTAGTCAATACCAACAAGCCACCCAAGGCTAAATGTTCAGCCATTAACTCTTCGAGTTGCGCAACTGCATTGACATCCAACGCATTGAAAGGCTCATCGAGTATCCACAACCTAGCTTGTCTCGTTAGCATACGCGCCATCAACACCCTACGTTTCTGCCCAGCTGATAAACAATTGACCGGCAGATTTTCACGGCCACGCAATCCAAAACGCCACAAGGCCGCTAACGCTTTCTCAACAGGTAGTGCAATGTCATCAAGTGCAGCGTAGATTTGGAGATTCTCAAGGGCAGTTAACTCCTCCTTGAGTGCATCGCGATGACCCAAAAACAATAGTTCGCGATGGTATCGATCCGTCTGTTTTGCAATGGATTCTTGATTCCAAAGAATCTGGCCTACATCGGGCTTAGATAAGCCAGTCAATAAACGTAACAAACTGGTTTTACCAACACCATTCTCACCGCGGACATGAAGACCATTCCCGGCGGATAAGTCAAAACTGATGCCGGAAAACAATTTCCGCTCACCCCGTACACAAGTCAAATCTCGAGCCTGTAGCGTCAAGCTGTTGGTACTGGAGGTTGTGGAAAAATGGACTGTCATGAGGGCTTAGGGCTTAGGGCTTGAATCAAACCGCCAAACGCATTGTCCAAGAGCCCCTAATGGCTGTCAAACATACGGAAAGGGATTTTTTGAGAATAATCTCTTTTAATTCAATTGCTTACGTCATTATAAACCTTGTCTCTCTCAAAAGAAAAAACCACCCGAAGGTGGTTTTCACTAGACAGGAAATGCAATCCGCTTATTTCAAGCGCTTTGCAATCTCCGCAATACGTTGACCATACAGTCTAGCCGTCTCTAGGTCACCCGAATTAACTTCGTCCGCACCTGCATCTGAAGGGGTTTGCATCATCGCGCCTGCGAATGAACCAACATAGTTCACATCGTCACGCTTTGCTGCTTTTGAGTTTGACGGCATCAATCCAGTGCCTACCCACAATCCTGAGTGCTGCATTGCCAATGTAAAGAAATAATGCAGTGTGGAATGCTTATCACCATTCATTGTTGCGGAATTAGTGAAGCCACCAAACACTTTATCTTTCCATTGCTGCGAGAACCATTGCTTTGAGCTGGCATCAGCAAATTTCTTAAATTGCCAACTGACAGTACCCATATAAGTTGGTGAACCAAACACAATTGCATCTGCCTCATTCAAAGTTGCCCACTGCGCATCGGTAATGTTGCCTTCAGCATCAATAGCAACCAAAGTACCATTTGCACCTTTTGCAACCGCTTCCGCTTGCTTTACTGTGTGGCCATAGCCACTATGAAATACAACTGCTACTTTTGTCATTTCAATCTCCTGTTAATACTATTTGTTAAGACTCATTTGCCTTGTTTTTAGCATCGATAGAAAAACCACCAGCGCCAAAAACAGTCAACAACAACAAGCCGCCAGCCATACTCAAATTCTTCATAAACATAATATTCTGAATGTAGGCTTGATCAGCAGGAACAGCCCAGAAATTATGAAAAATAAAGGCGGCAACCACTGAAAAACCAGCCAGCAAGAAGCCTACTACACGGGCTTTGTAGCCCATCACCACAGCAATTCCACCCAACACTTCCAAGGCGATTGTGAGGGTAGCCAATACTGCTGGAAGAGGTAAGCCTTTTGATGCAATATAACCAACTGTTCCATCAAAGCCAGAGAGCTTTGATAAACCAGCAGAGATAAAAATTGCTGCCAACAAGATACGTGCTACCAATGCCAATGGACCTGCGCTAGATTTGCAAATTGCGTTCATATTGATTCCTTTTCTTTGTAAAAAATTTATTTGTCAAAAACAGTTGTTAGGGTTTGCAAAGCATCTGAAACGCTTGCAAGCTCTTTAACGCTTAATTGATTAAATGCTTTTCCCAGATGTTGCAAATGGGCTGGAAACACTCTTTCAAATAACTTCTGTCCTTCTTGAGTTAATCCAATCATCTGACTACGTGCATCGTCTGGATTTAACTTACGCTCCAAGATGCCCTTTGATTTCAATCGCTCCAGTACACCTGTTAAGGTGCCTTTAGTAACCAAGGTTTTTTCACCTAGCTCTTTACAGGTCATTGGTGGTTGGTTGCCTAATGTCGCAATGACATCAAACTGGGTCATGGTTAAACCCATAGATCGAAGATCTGGCGCTGAATACCGCTCAAAGGCCTGATAGGCAGACACCAAATTTCTCAAAACAGGCAAAAAGGTCATATCGATTCAATTAACTCTAAAAGTACTAACTAGGACTAGTTTAGTACTAACTAGAACTAATTGCAATACCCGCCTGTTTTCCCAATAAAAAACCCCACAATTTATGTGGGGTTTGTCTTTTTAACGCTTAGAACACTAAAACTGCACTGTCTCTCCCTCGGTCATGGGAATGATTTTGATATTGCTCCCCTTCATTGCAGCCTGGAACTCGGCCAACGTGCCCTTTGTCATTGGATTGGAGTTGTAGTGCATTGGTATCACCATTTTGGGCTTCACCCAAGTTTTTAAAGCATATGCTGCATCATCTGGCGCCATCGTGAAATTGCCGCCGATCGGAATCAGCACCAAATCTGGTTTGTAGTGTTCGCTAATGAATTTCATATCACTAAACAAACCGGTATCACCCATATGCCAAATCTTGAAGCCATTCTCTAACTCAATGATGTAGCCCACTGGCTCACCAGCAGGATGCGATTCCATTTTGTCGGTTGCAGGATTTTTCCAAACTAACAAAGAAGAGTGCTCTGCTTGCACTGCAGTTACCTTAACACCCGGCAATGGAGTCACTCGCCCGGTCTTGTTGAAACGCCAACCTAGATCAGCAGGCAAGATACCCAAAGTAATTAATGGAGTCACCATATCTGCTGGGCCATACAACTTCACATTATTCGATTTGGCAACAGTCGGTGCATCACCAATATGATCGACGTGCGCATGGGTAACCAGCACAACATCAATTGGTCCAATGGCAGCAAGATCATTCTTATACTGCGGAGGTGTTTTAGGTCCGCCAGTAATCCAAGGGTCAATCAAAATCATCTTACCTTCGGGTGTCTTAATCCGAAAACCTGCCTGGCCAAACCACAACAACTCTGTTTTGCCTTGTGCACTAGGGGCACTCTGAGCAAAGGCAGAATGTCCAGTAACAAACAATAAGGGGATCGCCAATGCGATAGCCAAAGCTTGTTTAAGTGAATTACTTCCTATCATGCTGTCTCCTATGATCTTTTTATGTAACTTGGAAAACTATAGCGCAAATTGAAATCGTGAGTACTGCCATTTCTTATATGGCACCGCACCAATATTTAGGGCTGCTTAAGGTTGAATACTTTGAATCTTTTTAAGCTTTAGCTCATAAGAAATAAAGTACTTATAGACGTTCCTCACGTAAACCATGGGCTCATAGCCCATATGCTCTGCCGCAGCAAACTCAACATTACCAAACCATTGGTCTGGATCAAATCCTTGCTGCTTGGCAAGATCCCTGGCCTTAGCAACATTATTGGGGCCGATATTGTAAGAAGCCACAGCAAATATGGCGCGATTATTGCCGGTGAAATTGATATTTGGAAAATATTTTGTGATGAGCTCATTCATGTAGTCGGCGCCTGCATGAATATTAGGCTCCAATAAATGAATATCTCCCACGCCAAGAGCATTACCAGTAGTAGGCATGAGCTGCA contains these protein-coding regions:
- a CDS encoding metal-dependent hydrolase; the protein is MIGSNSLKQALAIALAIPLLFVTGHSAFAQSAPSAQGKTELLWFGQAGFRIKTPEGKMILIDPWITGGPKTPPQYKNDLAAIGPIDVVLVTHAHVDHIGDAPTVAKSNNVKLYGPADMVTPLITLGILPADLGWRFNKTGRVTPLPGVKVTAVQAEHSSLLVWKNPATDKMESHPAGEPVGYIIELENGFKIWHMGDTGLFSDMKFISEHYKPDLVLIPIGGNFTMAPDDAAYALKTWVKPKMVIPMHYNSNPMTKGTLAEFQAAMKGSNIKIIPMTEGETVQF